In Pseudomonas rhizosphaerae, one DNA window encodes the following:
- the lysS gene encoding lysine--tRNA ligase, giving the protein MSDQQLDPQDLQQEENNLIALRKEKLAAVRAQGQAFPNDFRRDNYAGDLQKQYVDKTKEELAEAAIPVKVAGRIMLNRGSFMVIQDMTGRIQVYVNRKTLPEETLAQVKTWDMGDIIAAEGTLARSGKGDLYVEMTSVRLLTKSLRPLPDKHHGLTDTEQRYRQRYVDLIVNEDVRDTFRVRSQVIAHIRSFLAKRDFLEVETPMLQTIPGGAAAKPFETHHNALDMEMFLRIAPELYLKRLVVGGFEKVFEINRNFRNEGVSTRHNPEFTMLEFYQAYADYEDNMDLTEELFRELAQLVLGSTDVPYGDKVFHFGEPFVRLSVFDSILKYNPELTADDLNDIDKARAIAKKAGAKVLGFEGLGKLQVMIFEELVEHKLEQPHFITQYPFEVSPLARRNDDNPNVTDRFELFIGGREIANAYSELNDAEDQAARFMAQVADKDAGDDEAMHYDADFVRALEYGMPPTAGEGIGIDRLVMLLTDSPSIRDVILFPHMRPQA; this is encoded by the coding sequence ATGAGCGACCAACAACTCGACCCGCAAGACCTGCAACAGGAAGAAAACAACCTGATCGCCCTGCGCAAGGAAAAGCTTGCTGCCGTGCGTGCCCAAGGCCAGGCCTTCCCCAACGACTTCCGTCGCGACAACTATGCAGGCGACTTGCAGAAGCAGTACGTCGACAAGACCAAGGAAGAGTTGGCCGAGGCAGCGATTCCGGTCAAGGTCGCCGGTCGCATCATGCTCAACCGTGGCTCGTTCATGGTGATCCAGGACATGACCGGGCGCATTCAGGTCTACGTCAACCGCAAGACCCTGCCCGAAGAAACCCTGGCTCAGGTGAAAACCTGGGACATGGGCGACATCATCGCCGCCGAAGGTACCCTGGCCCGTTCCGGCAAGGGCGACCTGTACGTCGAGATGACCAGTGTGCGCCTGCTGACCAAGTCGCTGCGCCCGTTGCCCGACAAGCACCACGGCTTGACCGATACCGAGCAGCGCTACCGCCAGCGCTACGTCGACCTGATCGTCAACGAAGACGTGCGCGATACCTTCCGCGTGCGCTCCCAGGTCATCGCCCATATCCGCAGCTTCCTGGCCAAGCGTGACTTCCTCGAAGTCGAGACGCCGATGCTGCAGACCATTCCCGGCGGCGCCGCGGCCAAGCCGTTCGAAACCCACCACAATGCCCTGGACATGGAAATGTTCCTGCGCATCGCCCCGGAGCTGTACCTCAAGCGCCTGGTGGTCGGTGGCTTCGAGAAGGTGTTCGAGATCAACCGCAACTTCCGCAACGAAGGCGTCTCGACTCGGCACAACCCCGAGTTCACCATGCTCGAGTTCTACCAGGCGTATGCCGACTACGAAGACAACATGGACCTCACCGAAGAGCTGTTCCGTGAGTTGGCGCAGCTGGTACTGGGCAGCACCGACGTGCCCTACGGCGACAAGGTGTTCCATTTCGGCGAGCCGTTCGTGCGCCTGTCGGTGTTCGATTCGATCCTCAAGTACAACCCCGAGCTGACCGCCGATGACTTGAACGACATCGACAAGGCCCGCGCCATTGCCAAGAAGGCTGGCGCCAAGGTGCTGGGCTTCGAAGGTCTGGGCAAACTACAGGTGATGATTTTCGAAGAGCTGGTCGAGCACAAGCTGGAGCAGCCGCACTTCATTACCCAGTACCCGTTCGAGGTGTCGCCACTGGCCCGTCGCAACGACGATAATCCCAACGTCACCGACCGCTTCGAGCTGTTCATCGGCGGCCGCGAGATCGCCAACGCCTACTCCGAGCTCAACGACGCGGAAGATCAGGCCGCGCGCTTCATGGCCCAGGTGGCCGACAAGGACGCCGGCGACGACGAGGCCATGCATTACGACGCCGATTTCGTTCGCGCGCTGGAGTACGGCATGCCGCCGACGGCTGGCGA
- the prfB gene encoding peptide chain release factor 2 (programmed frameshift): protein MEINPILNSIKDLSERSETIRGYLDYDQKHERLTEVNRELEDPAVWNNPAYAQELGRERSLLAQIVDTLDEMNAGLSDAKDLLQMAAEEEDQGAVDDVSAEVERLRAQLEKLEFRRMFSGEMDANNAYLDIQAGSGGTEAQDWANILLRMYLRWADKRGFDTTIMELSAGEVAGIKGATLHIKGEYAFGWLRTEIGVHRLVRKSPFDSGNRRHTSFSAVFVSPEIDDNIEIDINPADLRIDTYRSSGAGGQHVNTTDSAVRITHVPTNTVVSCQNERSQHANKDTAMKMLRARLYEQEVQKRNAASQAMEDSKSDIGWGHQIRSYVLDASRIKDLRTNIERSDCDKVLDGDIDEYLEASLKQGL, encoded by the exons ATGGAAATCAACCCGATCCTTAACAGCATCAAGGACCTGTCCGAGCGCTCCGAAACCATTCGGGGGTATCTT GACTACGATCAAAAGCATGAGCGTCTGACCGAAGTCAATCGCGAGCTTGAAGATCCTGCTGTCTGGAACAACCCTGCCTACGCCCAGGAACTGGGTCGCGAGCGTTCGCTGCTGGCGCAGATCGTCGACACCCTCGACGAAATGAACGCCGGCCTGAGCGACGCCAAAGACCTGCTGCAAATGGCTGCCGAAGAAGAAGACCAGGGCGCCGTCGACGACGTGTCCGCCGAGGTCGAGCGTCTGCGCGCCCAGCTCGAGAAGCTGGAATTCCGCCGCATGTTCAGCGGTGAAATGGACGCCAACAACGCCTACCTGGACATCCAGGCCGGCTCCGGCGGCACCGAAGCCCAGGACTGGGCCAACATCCTGTTGCGCATGTACCTGCGCTGGGCCGACAAACGCGGCTTCGACACCACCATCATGGAGCTGTCGGCTGGCGAAGTCGCCGGTATCAAGGGCGCCACCCTGCACATCAAGGGCGAGTACGCCTTTGGCTGGTTGCGCACCGAGATCGGTGTCCACCGTTTGGTGCGCAAGAGCCCGTTCGACTCCGGCAACCGTCGCCATACCTCGTTTTCGGCGGTGTTCGTATCTCCGGAAATCGATGACAACATCGAGATCGACATCAACCCGGCCGATCTGCGCATCGACACCTACCGCTCCTCCGGTGCCGGTGGCCAGCACGTCAACACCACCGACTCGGCGGTGCGTATCACCCACGTGCCGACCAACACCGTGGTCAGCTGCCAGAACGAACGTTCGCAGCATGCCAACAAGGACACGGCGATGAAGATGTTGCGTGCGCGCTTGTACGAGCAGGAAGTGCAGAAGCGCAACGCCGCCTCGCAGGCCATGGAAGACAGCAAGTCGGACATCGGCTGGGGTCACCAGATCCGCTCCTACGTGCTCGACGCTTCGCGGATCAAGGATCTGCGCACCAACATCGAACGCAGCGACTGCGACAAGGTGCTCGACGGCGACATCGACGAATACCTCGAAGCCAGCTTGAAACAAGGGCTGTAA